One part of the Humulus lupulus chromosome 9, drHumLupu1.1, whole genome shotgun sequence genome encodes these proteins:
- the LOC133801713 gene encoding uncharacterized protein LOC133801713, whose amino-acid sequence PLPLPLPPPLPPLPPPLPPPPLPPPLPPPLPLPLPLPLPLPPPPPPPPPPPPPQLPPPPPPLPLPLPPPLPPLPPPLPPPPLPPPLPPPLPLPLPPPPPPPPPPPPLPLPLPPPLPPLPPPLPPPPLPPPLPPPLPLPLPLPLPLPPPPPPPPPPPPPQLPPPPPPPPPPPLPPPPPPPPPPLPPKLPLPPPPPPPPPPPPPPLPLPLPLPLPLPPLPLPLPLPPPLPPPPPLPPPLPLPLQPPPPPPPLPPPLPLPPPPPPPPPPPLPPPLPPPLPPPPLPPPPPPLPPPLPPPPPPPPPPPPPPPPPPLPPPLPPPLPLPLPPPLPPPPPPPPPPPPPPLPPPLPPPPPPPPLPPPLPPLPPPLPPPPLPPPLPPPPLPPPLPLPLPLPPPLPP is encoded by the exons ccactaccactacctctaccaccaccactaccaccactaccaccaccactaccaccaccaccactaccaccaccactaccaccaccactaccactaccactaccactaccactaccactaccaccaccaccaccaccaccaccaccaccaccaccaccacaactaccaccacc accaccaccactaccactaccactaccaccaccactaccaccactaccaccaccactaccaccaccaccactaccaccaccactaccaccaccactaccactaccactaccaccaccaccaccaccaccaccacc accaccaccactaccactacctctaccaccaccactaccaccactaccaccaccactaccaccaccaccactaccaccaccactaccaccaccactaccactaccactaccactaccactaccactaccaccaccaccaccaccaccaccaccaccaccaccaccacaactaccaccacc accaccaccaccaccaccaccaccactaccacc accaccaccaccaccaccaccaccactaccaccaaaactaccactaccaccaccaccaccaccacc accaccaccaccaccaccaccactaccactaccacttccactaccactaccactaccaccactaccactaccactaccactaccaccaccactaccaccaccaccaccactaccaccaccactaccactaccactacaaccaccaccaccaccaccaccactaccaccaccactaccactaccaccaccaccaccaccacc accaccaccaccactaccaccaccactaccaccaccactaccaccaccaccactaccaccacc accaccaccactaccaccaccactaccaccaccaccaccaccaccaccaccaccaccaccaccacc accaccaccaccactaccaccaccactaccaccaccactaccactaccactaccaccaccactaccaccacc accaccaccaccaccaccaccaccaccaccaccactaccaccaccactaccaccaccaccaccaccaccaccactaccaccaccactacc accactaccaccaccactaccaccaccaccactaccaccaccactaccaccaccaccactaccaccaccactaccactaccactaccactacccccaccactaccacca